A DNA window from Streptomyces sp. CA-278952 contains the following coding sequences:
- a CDS encoding dipeptide/oligopeptide/nickel ABC transporter permease/ATP-binding protein, with amino-acid sequence MFATGRLAKKLSRPGIAFRALPVTSRVALGVLLVVILGAVFAPLLTQDPLTTGTPVQAPSADHWFGTDRAGRDVFARVVHGSRYSLVIGLGATAVALVAGAVLGSLAATSRKLGDESVMRTLDVVMSFPPIALAAVLVAVFGTSVPVIIFTIAFVYTPSLARVVRANVLAQYGEDYVAAEKVIGARRGYIVLRHVAVNCMAPVMVFATVMVAEAIIFEASLSFIGAGVQDPDPSWGSVLAYGRQILLAGGWWATFFPGLALLITVLALNILSEGLTDASAAPRSARTSPAPAATTAPDPVEAAATVDIDAALAKLARHINATEPTITPVREDAEELLVVRDLAIRFPDRYGDIPVVDRLNFTVHEGETLGLVGESGCGKSITSLAVMGLLARNAEVSGEILYRGRDLLKLPPKERRALMGPEIAMVYQDALSSLNPSVLVGTQLKQLTSRGSTKTPAELLDLVGLSPERTLRSYPHELSGGQRQRVLIAMALSRSPRLLIADEPTTALDVTVQAQVVELLIRLRDELGFAMVLVSHDLALVGDLSHRVAVMYAGRLAEVGDTRSVLTGPAHHYSRGLLGSVVSLEAGADRLHQIRGVVPAPQGFGEGCRFAGRCGAATDLCRTTAPALTPRGTTDDHGFACHHPARTTAEELERSAR; translated from the coding sequence ATGTTCGCCACGGGCCGTCTGGCCAAGAAGCTCTCCCGACCGGGCATCGCGTTCCGCGCCCTGCCGGTCACCTCCCGCGTCGCCCTCGGCGTCCTGCTCGTCGTCATCCTCGGCGCCGTGTTCGCCCCTCTCCTCACCCAGGACCCGCTGACCACCGGCACCCCTGTCCAGGCCCCCAGCGCCGACCACTGGTTCGGCACCGACCGGGCCGGTCGTGACGTCTTCGCCCGCGTGGTGCACGGATCGCGCTACTCCCTGGTCATCGGCCTCGGCGCGACCGCCGTCGCCCTGGTCGCCGGCGCTGTGCTCGGCTCGCTCGCCGCCACCTCGCGCAAGCTCGGCGACGAGTCCGTCATGCGGACGCTCGACGTGGTGATGTCGTTCCCGCCGATCGCCCTCGCGGCCGTCCTGGTCGCCGTGTTCGGCACCAGCGTCCCGGTGATCATCTTCACCATCGCCTTCGTCTACACCCCCTCGCTCGCCCGCGTCGTCCGGGCCAACGTGCTCGCGCAGTACGGCGAGGACTACGTCGCGGCCGAGAAGGTCATCGGCGCCCGGCGCGGGTACATCGTGCTGCGCCACGTCGCCGTCAACTGCATGGCGCCGGTCATGGTGTTCGCCACCGTCATGGTCGCCGAGGCGATCATCTTCGAGGCCAGCCTCTCCTTCATCGGGGCCGGCGTGCAGGACCCCGACCCCAGCTGGGGCAGCGTCCTCGCCTACGGCCGGCAGATCCTCCTGGCCGGCGGCTGGTGGGCCACCTTCTTCCCGGGCCTGGCCCTCCTGATTACCGTCCTCGCGCTCAACATCCTCTCCGAGGGGCTCACCGACGCCTCCGCCGCGCCCAGGAGCGCCCGCACCTCCCCCGCGCCCGCCGCCACCACGGCGCCCGACCCGGTCGAGGCCGCCGCCACCGTCGACATCGACGCCGCCCTCGCCAAGCTCGCCCGGCACATCAACGCCACCGAGCCCACCATCACCCCGGTCCGCGAGGACGCCGAGGAGCTCCTCGTCGTCCGCGACCTGGCGATCCGCTTCCCCGACCGCTACGGCGACATCCCCGTCGTCGACCGGCTGAACTTCACCGTCCACGAAGGCGAGACCCTCGGCCTGGTCGGCGAGTCCGGCTGCGGCAAGTCCATCACCAGCCTCGCCGTCATGGGCCTCCTCGCCCGCAACGCCGAGGTCAGCGGCGAGATCCTCTACCGGGGCCGGGACCTGCTGAAGCTCCCGCCCAAGGAGCGCCGCGCCCTGATGGGCCCCGAGATCGCGATGGTCTACCAGGACGCGCTCTCCTCCCTCAACCCCTCCGTGCTCGTCGGCACCCAGCTGAAGCAGCTGACCTCGCGCGGCTCCACGAAGACCCCCGCCGAGCTCCTCGACCTCGTCGGCCTCTCCCCCGAACGCACCCTGCGCAGCTACCCGCACGAACTCTCCGGCGGACAGCGCCAGCGGGTCCTCATCGCCATGGCCCTCTCCCGCAGCCCGCGCCTGCTGATCGCGGACGAGCCGACCACCGCCCTCGACGTCACCGTCCAGGCCCAGGTCGTCGAACTCCTCATCCGGCTGCGCGACGAGCTCGGCTTCGCCATGGTGCTGGTCTCCCACGACCTCGCCCTGGTCGGCGACCTCTCCCACCGGGTCGCCGTGATGTACGCGGGCCGGCTCGCCGAGGTCGGCGACACCCGGTCCGTCCTCACCGGGCCCGCCCACCACTACAGCCGCGGCCTCCTCGGCTCGGTCGTCTCCCTGGAGGCCGGCGCGGACCGGCTCCACCAGATCCGGGGCGTCGTGCCCGCGCCCCAGGGCTTCGGCGAGGGGTGCCGCTTCGCCGGACGCTGCGGGGCCGCCACCGACCTCTGCCGCACCACGGCCCCCGCGCTCACCCCGCGCGGCACCACGGACGACCACGGCTTCGCCTGCCACCACCCGGCCAGGACGACCGCCGAGGAACTGGAAAGGAGCGCCCGGTGA
- a CDS encoding ABC transporter permease has protein sequence MVAFLRLALRRVAMMPVMILGIALLVFVVLQFSPADPAYNALGESASPEAREAFAEANGLNDPLPIRYFDFLGQLLHFDLGMTVPPSQPVIDRITAAFPLTLQLTFLGLFLAVTLAVIGGVLGAMYRDRWPDQLFRLLSMAGVAIPSFWLGVLLIQQFALNTRIFPTGGYTNPADSFSGWLTTMALPAVSLAVPVAASLARLVRTSMVAELDRDYVRTAQGNGLPVFLVIRSVLRNALVTPLTVLGVKVGYLLSGAVVIEAIFDLPGMGKLILEGVTGGDVALVQGTVLTIAIAFLVVNVIVDLLYLLVNPRIRTV, from the coding sequence ATGGTTGCTTTTCTCCGGCTCGCGCTGCGCCGCGTCGCGATGATGCCGGTGATGATTCTCGGCATCGCACTGCTGGTCTTCGTGGTGCTGCAGTTCTCGCCGGCCGACCCGGCCTACAACGCGCTCGGGGAGAGCGCCAGTCCTGAGGCCAGGGAGGCCTTCGCGGAGGCCAACGGGCTCAACGACCCCTTGCCGATCCGCTACTTCGACTTCCTCGGCCAACTGCTCCACTTCGACCTCGGTATGACCGTCCCGCCGAGCCAGCCCGTGATCGACCGGATCACCGCGGCGTTCCCGCTCACCCTCCAACTGACCTTCCTCGGGCTGTTCCTCGCGGTCACGCTCGCCGTGATCGGCGGTGTCCTGGGCGCGATGTACCGCGACCGGTGGCCCGACCAGCTCTTCCGCCTGCTGTCCATGGCCGGGGTCGCCATCCCCTCGTTCTGGCTCGGCGTCCTGCTCATCCAGCAGTTCGCGCTGAACACCCGGATCTTCCCGACCGGCGGCTACACCAACCCCGCCGACTCCTTCAGCGGCTGGCTCACCACCATGGCCCTGCCCGCCGTGTCGCTCGCCGTTCCGGTCGCGGCGTCGCTCGCCCGGCTCGTACGCACCTCGATGGTCGCCGAACTCGACCGCGACTACGTGCGTACGGCCCAGGGCAACGGCCTGCCGGTCTTCCTGGTGATCCGCTCGGTGCTGCGCAACGCGCTGGTCACCCCGCTCACCGTGCTCGGCGTCAAGGTCGGATATCTGCTCAGCGGCGCCGTCGTCATCGAAGCGATCTTCGACCTGCCCGGCATGGGCAAACTCATCCTCGAAGGTGTCACCGGCGGCGACGTCGCCCTGGTCCAGGGCACCGTGCTGACCATCGCCATCGCCTTCCTGGTGGTCAACGTCATCGTCGACCTGCTCTACCTGCTGGTCAATCCGCGCATCAGGACGGTGTGA